Proteins from a single region of Chengkuizengella sediminis:
- a CDS encoding acyl-CoA dehydrogenase family protein: MIKDVAKGGSYLLGDVDASSVFTPEDFSEEHKMIAGMTADFVENEIAPVDERIETQDFDLLVNLLQKAGELGLLGASIPENYGGTNLDKISSTLIGEKLVRGSSFALSVGAHVGIGTQPIALFGNEDQKSRYLPSLVTGEKLAAYCLTEPSSGSDALGAKATAVLSEDGKHYILNGTKQFITNAAFADVFIVYAKVDGEKFTAFIVEKSFEGVSTGPEEKKMGIKGSSTRPLILEDVKVPVENLLGDIGKGHVIAFNILNLGRYTLGAGCVGTSKWAIDLAVEYAQQRKQFGKALVEFPLIQKKIADMAVYTYAAESVVYRTGGLMDDALKTLDVNDENYQKDVVKKVADYALECSVNKVFASECLDFVSDEAVQIHGGYGFTQEYKVERIYRDSRINRIFEGTNEINRLLIPDMLFRKAMKGELPMMEVAANLEQELVAYMPPMIDEDTPLEKEKAMLASAKKIFLMVGGTAVKKYKQALQEEQEILEIISNLAIQIYALESVILRTEKAIAKDGVEKAKQKLNLTTTFAHETFTKIELMAKDGIVSMDDGDSALMVLSILKKLVRFKPKNLLNIKREIADKIIQSDQYSV, from the coding sequence ATGATCAAAGATGTTGCTAAAGGTGGAAGTTATTTATTAGGTGATGTGGATGCTTCTTCGGTTTTTACACCTGAGGATTTTTCAGAAGAACATAAAATGATAGCAGGAATGACAGCTGACTTTGTAGAAAATGAAATAGCACCAGTAGACGAAAGAATTGAAACACAGGACTTTGATTTACTAGTTAATTTATTACAAAAAGCTGGAGAATTAGGTTTATTGGGGGCTTCAATTCCTGAAAATTATGGAGGAACCAATTTAGATAAAATTAGTTCTACCTTAATTGGTGAGAAACTAGTTCGTGGTAGTTCATTTGCTTTAAGTGTGGGTGCACATGTAGGGATTGGAACTCAACCCATTGCACTTTTTGGAAATGAGGATCAAAAATCTAGATATTTACCTTCACTTGTAACCGGTGAAAAACTAGCTGCATACTGTTTAACTGAACCATCCTCAGGTTCAGATGCATTAGGAGCAAAAGCAACAGCAGTTTTAAGTGAAGATGGTAAACATTATATCCTAAATGGAACAAAACAATTTATTACTAATGCAGCATTTGCTGATGTATTTATCGTATATGCAAAAGTGGACGGTGAAAAATTTACAGCATTTATCGTGGAAAAATCATTTGAAGGAGTATCTACTGGTCCAGAAGAAAAGAAAATGGGAATTAAAGGTTCCTCAACACGTCCTCTAATATTAGAAGATGTGAAAGTTCCTGTAGAGAACTTATTAGGTGATATTGGTAAAGGGCATGTAATCGCATTCAACATTTTAAACTTGGGACGTTATACTTTAGGAGCAGGTTGCGTAGGTACTTCTAAATGGGCGATAGATTTAGCTGTAGAGTATGCACAACAAAGAAAACAATTTGGTAAAGCCTTAGTTGAATTTCCGCTTATTCAGAAAAAGATTGCAGATATGGCTGTTTATACTTATGCAGCTGAAAGTGTCGTATATCGTACAGGTGGATTAATGGATGATGCTTTAAAAACATTAGATGTAAATGATGAAAACTATCAGAAAGATGTAGTGAAAAAAGTTGCAGATTATGCTTTAGAATGTTCTGTTAACAAAGTGTTTGCATCAGAGTGTTTGGATTTTGTTTCAGATGAAGCAGTTCAAATTCATGGTGGTTATGGATTTACACAAGAGTATAAAGTAGAGAGAATTTATAGAGACTCTAGAATTAACAGAATTTTTGAAGGAACTAATGAAATTAACCGATTATTAATTCCAGATATGTTATTCCGTAAAGCAATGAAAGGCGAATTGCCTATGATGGAAGTAGCAGCTAATTTAGAGCAAGAGCTAGTAGCCTACATGCCACCTATGATTGACGAAGATACACCATTAGAAAAGGAAAAAGCAATGCTGGCATCTGCTAAAAAGATCTTTTTAATGGTTGGTGGAACTGCTGTTAAGAAATATAAACAAGCTTTACAAGAAGAGCAAGAAATTTTAGAAATCATATCTAATTTAGCGATACAAATTTATGCATTAGAATCTGTGATATTAAGAACAGAAAAAGCGATTGCTAAAGATGGAGTAGAGAAAGCAAAACAAAAATTAAATCTCACTACTACATTTGCGCATGAAACTTTCACTAAAATCGAATTAATGGCTAAAGATGGAATTGTTTCAATGGATGATGGTGATTCAGCATTAATGGTTCTTTCTATCCTAAAGAAATTAGTTCGTTTTAAACCTAAAAATTTATTAAACATTAAAAGAGAAATAGCTGATAAGATCATTCAATCTGATCAATATTCAGTTTAG
- a CDS encoding acetyl-CoA C-acyltransferase — protein sequence MKEAVIVSAVRTPMGKAHKGSLANTRAEDLGGLVVEEVVKRTPGLSAEEIEDVIIGCAMPEGEQGLNMGRIVALRAGLPDTVPGLTINRFCSSGLQSIAFAAERIMSGFSDVIVAGGVESMSHVPMSGFKPQPNPYLVDHRPEVYISMGNTAENVASEYEVSREKQDAFAVSSHQKAAAAIESGKFKEEIVPVPVKQMIINDAGKKEEVSFMFDTDEGVRASTSVEVLSKLRPAFLLGGSVTAGNASQMNDGASAVVVMSREKADQLGLKPLAIFRSFAVGGVGPEVMGIGPVVAIPKALELAGLTLDQIDLFEINEAFAAQALAVMETLKIDPAKVNVNGGAIALGHPLGCTGSKLTTTLIHEAKRRNSKYGVVSMCIGGGMGAAGVFEFV from the coding sequence ATGAAGGAAGCTGTTATTGTTTCAGCAGTGAGAACACCAATGGGTAAAGCCCATAAAGGTTCTCTTGCAAATACACGTGCAGAAGATTTAGGAGGTCTTGTTGTTGAGGAGGTTGTTAAACGCACCCCTGGATTATCTGCGGAAGAAATTGAGGATGTCATTATTGGTTGTGCCATGCCTGAAGGTGAACAAGGATTAAATATGGGACGTATCGTAGCTTTAAGAGCAGGATTACCGGATACAGTGCCTGGTTTAACGATTAATCGTTTTTGCTCTTCTGGTTTACAGTCCATTGCTTTTGCAGCAGAACGAATTATGAGTGGATTCTCAGATGTGATTGTTGCAGGTGGGGTAGAAAGCATGAGTCATGTACCTATGTCAGGATTTAAACCTCAACCAAATCCTTATTTGGTAGATCATCGTCCAGAGGTATACATCTCTATGGGGAATACAGCGGAGAATGTAGCAAGTGAGTATGAAGTATCTCGTGAAAAACAAGATGCTTTTGCTGTAAGTAGTCATCAAAAAGCAGCGGCAGCAATTGAATCTGGAAAATTCAAAGAAGAAATTGTTCCTGTTCCAGTTAAACAGATGATTATAAATGATGCAGGTAAAAAAGAAGAAGTATCCTTTATGTTTGATACAGACGAAGGTGTTCGTGCGAGTACAAGTGTAGAAGTGTTGTCTAAATTAAGACCTGCATTTTTACTAGGAGGTTCCGTAACAGCAGGAAACGCTTCTCAAATGAATGATGGAGCTTCAGCAGTTGTAGTTATGTCTAGAGAAAAAGCAGATCAATTAGGGTTAAAACCACTGGCTATTTTCCGCAGCTTTGCTGTTGGAGGGGTAGGTCCAGAAGTTATGGGAATTGGTCCTGTAGTTGCGATTCCAAAAGCATTAGAGCTTGCAGGATTAACGTTAGACCAAATTGATTTGTTTGAAATCAATGAAGCTTTTGCAGCTCAAGCTCTTGCTGTAATGGAAACATTAAAAATTGATCCAGCTAAGGTAAATGTAAATGGAGGAGCGATTGCATTAGGTCATCCACTTGGATGTACTGGTTCAAAACTTACTACAACATTGATACATGAAGCAAAACGTAGAAATAGTAAATATGGTGTGGTTAGTATGTGTATTGGCGGTGGTATGGGCGCTGCAGGAGTATTTGAATTTGTTTAA
- a CDS encoding 3-hydroxyacyl-CoA dehydrogenase/enoyl-CoA hydratase family protein, whose product MEKQIRKAAVLGSGVMGASIAAHLANVGIETFLLDRVIEGEKDPNVLAQTAKKNLLKAKPSPIYSKQSLELIKVGNFEDDLHRVSEVDWVIEVVIENLDIKKQLLNKVEQHWKPGTIVSSNTSGISIQQISEDLSDSLKKNFLGTHFFNPPRYMKLLELIPTEATDPNIVQMMAKFCERKLGKGIVIAKDTPNFIANRIGTYGLMVVLHEMKKFGLSVADVDQLTGPLTGRPKSATFRTLDLVGLDTFVFVANNVYENVGDGPEKEIFKVPELLTEMVKNGQLGEKTKKGFYQKKRTEAGKEILQFDIQSKSYAPKTKTKFASVENAKNAKGLKGKLKALISSDDAAGKFVWEIMKKSWLYSASKVPEIADDISAIDDAMRWGFNWELGPFEAWDAVGLESTVARMKEEGEEIPAWIEKMLSDGKTSFYQKEEDKTFYVKIDGGLNEKEIPKEFINLELIKEKNGVIKKNTGASLIDIGDDIACLQFHSPNSTVGPDVLQMFLHSFEEVRKNYRGLVIGHQEKHFCVGANLMMMLMEAQDENWFEIDQMITTYHQVAMNMKYFEKPIVSAPFNMCLGGGVELVIPAPHVQASAETYMGLVEVGVGLIPAGGGTKEMLYRNTVPMDINKTIDLQPFVNRVFENIGQAKVSTSAAEARDLGYLSDTDRITVNSDYLLHDAKQAVLGMSIAGYEAPQAKKIRVVGEPGLATLKLGLYHMKSSGYISDHDELIGTRLANILTGGNIPANTLVDEQYILDLEKEAFLSLLGEPKSQARMQHMLLKRRPLRN is encoded by the coding sequence ATGGAAAAACAAATTAGAAAAGCAGCCGTGTTAGGGTCTGGTGTGATGGGTGCATCCATTGCTGCTCATTTAGCAAATGTAGGTATTGAAACTTTCCTTTTAGACAGAGTGATAGAAGGGGAAAAAGACCCAAATGTACTAGCACAGACTGCGAAAAAAAATCTTTTAAAAGCAAAACCGAGTCCAATATATTCCAAACAATCTTTAGAACTTATTAAAGTAGGTAATTTTGAAGATGATCTTCACCGTGTTTCTGAGGTCGATTGGGTCATTGAGGTTGTTATAGAAAATCTAGATATTAAAAAACAACTGCTTAACAAAGTAGAACAACATTGGAAACCGGGCACGATTGTAAGTTCTAATACTTCAGGAATTTCTATTCAACAAATATCTGAAGATTTATCAGATTCATTGAAAAAGAACTTTTTAGGTACTCATTTCTTTAATCCTCCAAGATATATGAAGTTACTAGAATTGATACCAACAGAGGCAACAGATCCAAACATTGTACAAATGATGGCAAAGTTTTGTGAAAGAAAGTTAGGTAAAGGAATTGTTATAGCTAAAGATACGCCTAATTTTATTGCAAACAGAATTGGGACATATGGATTAATGGTCGTTTTACATGAAATGAAGAAGTTTGGATTGTCCGTTGCTGATGTGGATCAGTTAACTGGACCACTTACAGGTAGACCTAAAAGTGCTACTTTTAGAACATTGGATTTAGTTGGTTTGGACACATTTGTATTTGTTGCAAACAACGTATATGAAAATGTAGGAGATGGACCTGAGAAAGAAATTTTTAAAGTTCCTGAGCTTCTTACTGAAATGGTGAAAAATGGTCAGTTAGGTGAAAAAACAAAAAAAGGTTTCTATCAGAAAAAACGAACTGAAGCAGGAAAAGAAATTTTACAATTTGATATTCAAAGTAAAAGTTATGCTCCTAAAACAAAAACGAAATTTGCTTCTGTTGAAAACGCAAAAAATGCAAAAGGTTTAAAAGGAAAATTAAAAGCCTTGATCTCTTCCGATGATGCAGCAGGAAAATTTGTTTGGGAAATTATGAAAAAAAGCTGGTTGTATTCTGCTAGTAAAGTGCCAGAGATTGCTGATGATATTTCAGCTATTGATGATGCAATGAGATGGGGATTTAATTGGGAACTTGGTCCTTTTGAAGCATGGGATGCTGTAGGTTTAGAATCTACTGTTGCTCGAATGAAAGAAGAGGGAGAAGAGATCCCAGCATGGATTGAAAAAATGCTTTCCGATGGTAAAACATCATTTTACCAGAAGGAAGAAGATAAAACTTTTTACGTAAAAATAGATGGTGGTTTAAACGAAAAAGAGATACCAAAAGAATTCATCAACTTAGAGTTAATAAAAGAGAAAAATGGTGTTATTAAAAAGAATACAGGTGCAAGTTTAATTGATATTGGGGATGATATTGCTTGTTTGCAATTCCATTCACCAAACAGTACCGTAGGCCCTGATGTATTACAAATGTTCCTACATTCTTTTGAGGAAGTAAGAAAAAATTATCGTGGTCTTGTGATTGGACATCAAGAAAAACACTTTTGTGTTGGTGCAAATTTAATGATGATGTTAATGGAAGCTCAGGATGAAAACTGGTTCGAAATTGATCAGATGATTACTACTTATCATCAAGTTGCGATGAATATGAAATATTTTGAAAAGCCAATCGTATCTGCTCCATTTAACATGTGTTTAGGCGGAGGGGTAGAGCTTGTTATTCCTGCTCCACATGTGCAAGCATCAGCTGAAACATATATGGGATTAGTAGAAGTAGGTGTTGGTTTAATTCCAGCAGGTGGCGGTACGAAGGAAATGTTATATCGTAATACGGTACCTATGGATATAAACAAAACGATTGATTTACAGCCGTTTGTTAACCGAGTATTTGAGAACATTGGTCAGGCAAAGGTATCAACTAGTGCAGCAGAAGCTAGGGATCTTGGATATCTAAGTGATACGGATCGAATTACAGTTAATTCAGATTATTTACTTCATGATGCAAAACAAGCCGTATTAGGAATGTCCATTGCAGGGTATGAAGCACCTCAAGCGAAAAAAATCCGAGTTGTAGGAGAACCTGGTCTTGCTACATTAAAATTGGGCTTATATCACATGAAGTCTTCAGGTTATATCAGTGACCACGATGAATTAATCGGGACTAGACTTGCTAACATTTTAACAGGTGGTAATATCCCAGCAAATACATTAGTTGATGAGCAATACATTTTAGATTTGGAAAAAGAAGCATTTTTGAGTCTTTTAGGTGAACCGAAAAGCCAAGCTAGAATGCAACATATGTTATTAAAAAGAAGACCTTTGAGAAATTAA
- a CDS encoding long-chain-fatty-acid--CoA ligase, translating to MSKDPWTKNYPEGIEPHLEYPSQLVSDFLKNSTEQFPNHNAIYYFGTKITYSELIKQAYKFANLLKEKGVKPGDRVAIMLPNIPQYIYCYYGVLFMGGIVVQTNPLYVERELEHHLKDSGAKTIVALDLVYSRVKAVKEKVNLDNVFITGIQDHLPLIKKLLYPLVQKFNKGPYTRLNLEKEQVLSLKKELQQASDNPVDSPSKPDEVAVLQYTGGTTGVSKGVMLTHINLVSNTIQCQTWVKVKKGRGSVLAVVPLFHVYGMTTCMNFSVASGAVVNLIPKFEVDSLLKLIESQKPTIFPGAPTLYQGIINHPKVHQTDLSSIECCISGSAPLPVSTQQKFEELTKGKLVEGYGLSEASPVVIANPVWGHRIEGSIGIPWPNTDSKVVNELGEEVPPHEIGEIIVKGPQVMKGYWNQPEETAAVLRDGWLYTGDMGYMDNKGYFYIVDRKKDMIIASGYNVYPREIEEVLYNHPAVKEAIVLGVPDKYRGETVKAYIVRKKDSNVTDEALNQYCRSNLASYKVPRIYEFRDELPKSMVGKILRRVLAEEHAATLEE from the coding sequence ATGTCTAAGGATCCATGGACAAAAAATTATCCAGAAGGAATTGAACCACATCTTGAATATCCTTCACAATTAGTATCAGATTTTTTGAAAAATTCAACTGAGCAGTTTCCCAATCATAATGCAATTTATTACTTTGGAACAAAAATCACCTATAGTGAACTGATCAAACAAGCTTATAAATTCGCGAACCTATTGAAAGAAAAAGGTGTTAAACCCGGAGATCGTGTAGCAATAATGCTTCCCAATATACCTCAGTATATTTATTGTTATTATGGCGTGTTATTTATGGGAGGCATTGTTGTTCAAACGAATCCTTTGTATGTAGAAAGAGAACTGGAACATCATCTAAAGGATTCGGGAGCAAAAACTATCGTTGCACTTGATTTAGTATACTCCCGAGTGAAAGCGGTTAAAGAAAAGGTCAACTTGGATAATGTATTTATCACTGGTATACAAGATCATCTTCCATTGATAAAAAAGTTATTATATCCTTTAGTGCAAAAGTTTAATAAAGGACCTTACACACGTTTAAATTTAGAAAAAGAGCAAGTTTTATCGTTAAAGAAAGAATTACAACAAGCTTCAGACAACCCAGTTGATAGTCCAAGTAAACCTGATGAAGTAGCAGTCTTACAATACACTGGTGGTACTACGGGTGTATCTAAGGGAGTGATGCTGACCCACATAAACCTTGTGTCAAACACGATTCAATGTCAAACATGGGTCAAAGTAAAAAAAGGTAGAGGTAGTGTATTGGCGGTTGTTCCTTTATTTCACGTTTATGGTATGACAACTTGTATGAACTTTAGTGTTGCATCAGGGGCAGTGGTGAATTTAATTCCTAAATTTGAGGTAGATTCATTATTAAAATTAATAGAATCACAGAAACCGACTATTTTCCCAGGTGCGCCAACATTATATCAAGGCATTATTAACCACCCTAAAGTCCATCAAACGGATCTTTCTTCTATTGAATGTTGTATTAGTGGTTCAGCTCCATTACCAGTTTCAACTCAACAAAAATTTGAAGAGTTGACTAAGGGCAAGTTGGTAGAAGGATATGGACTATCTGAAGCTTCGCCTGTTGTTATTGCGAATCCAGTTTGGGGACATCGAATCGAAGGAAGTATTGGTATTCCTTGGCCTAACACTGACAGTAAGGTCGTTAATGAACTAGGTGAGGAAGTCCCTCCTCATGAAATTGGTGAAATCATTGTAAAAGGACCGCAAGTCATGAAGGGATACTGGAATCAACCAGAGGAAACAGCAGCAGTATTAAGGGACGGTTGGTTGTATACAGGGGATATGGGTTATATGGATAACAAAGGATACTTTTATATTGTGGATCGTAAAAAAGATATGATTATCGCAAGCGGTTACAATGTATATCCTAGAGAGATTGAAGAGGTTTTATATAATCATCCAGCAGTGAAGGAAGCTATTGTTCTCGGTGTGCCCGACAAATATCGTGGTGAAACCGTAAAAGCATATATTGTCCGAAAAAAAGATTCAAATGTAACGGATGAAGCGTTGAATCAGTATTGTCGCTCTAATTTAGCTTCATATAAAGTACCGAGAATATATGAATTTCGTGATGAGCTTCCTAAATCAATGGTTGGAAAAATATTACGTAGAGTATTGGCAGAAGAACATGCTGCCACACTCGAAGAATAA
- a CDS encoding electron transfer flavoprotein subunit alpha/FixB family protein, with product MGREVIVFAEIKNGSLRNVSFEVLNAAKRIHDGGKITAVIFGEQPDSFAELLTSHGADEILVVNNEELANYTTDAYTQAFISIIDEKNPDVILMPHTASCKDFAPRLASHLSCGLITDCTDVNIENGNIVFTRPIYAGKAFQKREVIDGKIFATIRPNNIPSGTEDSSRTVNKGTMNVNIENIRTVVKEVVQKATEGVDLSEAKIIVSGGRGVKSTEGFEPIKELADVLGAAVGASRGACDAEYCDYSLQIGQTGKVVTPDLYIACGISGAIQHLAGMSNSKIIVAINKDPEAPIFDIADFGIVGDLFEVVPMLTEHFKKVINKQAS from the coding sequence ATGGGTAGAGAAGTAATCGTATTTGCAGAGATTAAAAATGGAAGTTTACGTAATGTTTCTTTTGAAGTCTTAAATGCAGCAAAACGTATACATGATGGTGGGAAAATTACTGCAGTGATTTTCGGTGAACAACCAGATTCATTTGCTGAACTACTTACTTCACACGGAGCAGATGAAATTTTAGTTGTAAACAATGAGGAACTAGCAAATTACACTACAGATGCTTACACTCAAGCTTTCATTTCAATTATAGATGAAAAAAATCCAGATGTAATTTTGATGCCTCATACTGCATCTTGTAAAGACTTTGCACCTCGTTTAGCATCCCATTTAAGCTGTGGACTTATTACTGATTGTACAGACGTAAATATTGAAAACGGAAACATTGTGTTTACTCGTCCAATTTATGCAGGTAAAGCATTTCAAAAGAGGGAAGTCATCGATGGAAAGATTTTTGCTACGATAAGACCAAACAATATTCCGAGTGGTACAGAGGACAGCAGTCGTACAGTGAACAAAGGAACTATGAATGTCAACATTGAAAACATTCGTACGGTTGTAAAAGAAGTTGTTCAAAAAGCAACGGAAGGTGTAGATTTGTCTGAGGCAAAAATCATTGTATCTGGAGGTAGAGGAGTAAAAAGTACTGAAGGATTTGAGCCAATTAAAGAATTAGCAGATGTTCTTGGAGCAGCTGTTGGAGCTTCAAGAGGTGCATGTGATGCTGAATATTGCGATTATTCTTTACAGATTGGACAGACGGGTAAAGTTGTTACACCAGATTTGTATATTGCCTGTGGGATCTCAGGAGCAATTCAACATTTAGCAGGAATGTCAAATTCAAAGATCATCGTTGCTATTAATAAGGACCCTGAAGCGCCAATATTTGATATTGCTGATTTTGGAATTGTTGGGGATTTATTTGAAGTAGTTCCGATGTTAACAGAGCACTTTAAAAAGGTGATAAACAAACAAGCTTCATAA
- a CDS encoding electron transfer flavoprotein subunit beta/FixA family protein: MNLLVCLKQTFDTEEKVHIENGKVSEDGAKFVINPYDEYALEEAIRLKEQFGGEVTAVTIGTSQAETALRTALAMGADHVVLINDERLMGDEFTTSKVLAAFMKDKDYDLILSGYMSVDNGGSQSGIRLAEELNIAHVNAITKLEVQGNQVVVERDVEGDVEIIEAGLPILITAQQGLNEPRYPSLPGIMKAKRKPIQELKAEDLSIDLDQIQAKTKIIDQLLPPKRQEGRILQGEMDEQVNELVSLLQGEVNING, translated from the coding sequence TTGAATCTTTTAGTATGTCTTAAACAAACCTTTGATACTGAAGAGAAAGTACACATCGAAAACGGGAAGGTTAGTGAAGACGGGGCAAAGTTCGTCATTAACCCTTATGATGAATATGCTTTAGAAGAAGCGATTCGTTTAAAAGAACAATTTGGCGGTGAAGTGACTGCAGTTACAATTGGAACTTCTCAGGCTGAAACTGCATTGAGAACAGCTCTTGCGATGGGGGCTGATCATGTTGTTTTAATTAACGATGAGCGTTTAATGGGAGACGAATTCACAACTTCAAAGGTATTAGCTGCGTTTATGAAAGATAAAGATTATGACTTAATCTTAAGCGGTTACATGTCTGTAGACAATGGCGGAAGTCAAAGTGGAATACGTCTAGCAGAAGAATTAAATATCGCTCATGTGAATGCAATCACCAAATTAGAGGTACAAGGTAATCAGGTAGTAGTGGAACGAGATGTAGAAGGAGACGTTGAAATCATTGAAGCTGGGCTCCCGATATTAATCACAGCTCAACAAGGATTAAATGAGCCTCGATATCCTTCACTGCCAGGTATTATGAAAGCGAAAAGGAAACCGATTCAAGAGCTTAAAGCTGAGGATTTATCGATTGATCTAGATCAGATTCAAGCAAAAACCAAAATCATAGATCAGTTACTTCCACCAAAAAGGCAAGAAGGAAGAATATTACAAGGTGAAATGGATGAACAAGTGAATGAACTCGTAAGCTTATTACAAGGTGAGGTGAACATCAATGGGTAG
- a CDS encoding antibiotic biosynthesis monooxygenase family protein — protein sequence MILEAVMLNVISDQTEQFEMSFKEASNIISKMKGYISHDLHCCIEVDNKYLLLVKWQTLEDHTVGFRESEEYLEWKKILHHYYDPFPVVEHFEKINLK from the coding sequence TTGATTTTAGAAGCAGTTATGTTAAACGTTATTTCTGATCAAACGGAACAATTTGAAATGTCTTTTAAAGAAGCATCTAATATTATATCAAAAATGAAAGGATACATTTCTCATGACCTTCACTGTTGTATAGAAGTAGATAATAAATATTTATTACTTGTAAAATGGCAGACACTTGAAGATCATACTGTTGGGTTTAGAGAGTCTGAAGAATATTTAGAGTGGAAAAAAATCCTCCATCATTATTACGATCCGTTTCCAGTTGTTGAGCACTTTGAAAAAATAAATTTAAAGTAA
- a CDS encoding GNAT family N-acetyltransferase has translation MIFKSNELIVRELEQKDGNLLVKWLSDPLVLKYYEGRDNPHDIHMVKKHFYHYEQNVTRCIVEFEHVEIGYIQFYLLDEKEKKEYGYFDDSRLIYGMDQFIGETSYWDRGIGKSLVTSMIHFLINKKNADVIVMDPQTWNVRAISCYEKCGFKKEKLLPAHEWHEGKKRDCWLMVFTKSEIN, from the coding sequence ATGATTTTTAAATCTAATGAATTAATAGTTCGAGAATTAGAGCAAAAAGATGGGAATCTACTTGTGAAATGGTTATCTGATCCATTAGTTTTAAAATATTATGAAGGCAGAGATAATCCTCACGATATTCACATGGTAAAAAAACATTTTTATCATTATGAGCAGAACGTTACAAGATGTATTGTTGAATTTGAACATGTAGAAATTGGATATATTCAATTTTATTTATTGGATGAAAAAGAAAAGAAAGAGTATGGATACTTTGATGACAGCAGACTGATTTATGGAATGGATCAGTTTATAGGAGAAACATCATATTGGGATAGGGGGATAGGAAAATCTTTAGTAACTTCAATGATTCATTTTTTAATTAATAAAAAAAATGCTGATGTTATAGTGATGGATCCTCAAACATGGAATGTTAGAGCGATATCTTGTTATGAAAAATGCGGTTTTAAAAAAGAGAAATTGTTACCTGCTCATGAATGGCATGAAGGTAAAAAAAGAGATTGTTGGTTAATGGTTTTTACGAAATCCGAGATTAATTAA
- a CDS encoding tRNA-binding protein, which translates to MATFEDFKKLDICVGEVIKAEVFEEARKPAYKLWIDFGEEIGVKKSSAQITECYQVDELVGKQVMGVVNFPSMQIASFMSEALVLGTYSEQGVVLIQPEQKVKNGDKLG; encoded by the coding sequence ATGGCAACTTTTGAAGATTTTAAGAAATTAGATATATGTGTTGGTGAAGTGATAAAAGCGGAGGTTTTTGAAGAGGCTCGTAAACCAGCATACAAATTATGGATAGATTTTGGGGAAGAAATAGGAGTGAAAAAATCAAGTGCTCAAATAACAGAATGTTATCAGGTTGATGAATTAGTTGGAAAACAAGTTATGGGTGTGGTGAATTTCCCTTCCATGCAGATTGCATCTTTTATGTCGGAAGCTTTAGTACTGGGAACTTATTCGGAACAAGGGGTTGTACTGATACAACCAGAGCAAAAAGTGAAGAATGGAGATAAATTAGGTTAA
- the lepB gene encoding signal peptidase I has protein sequence MKQTTKSIKKEIVNWIITFLVAFGVAFFIQSEVLAVTEVKQSSMENTLFENERLIIDKISDTFDDFDRGDIVIFTEEVQTSGFWSSNIGIQLNDYVDKVTDGEPRKRLVKRIIAIPGDTIDIKDGQVYINGDLIDESYIKSDKTFTRNVELPIEVPEGEVFVMGDNRTVSRDSRDFGLVDITNIEGKAIFKMWPINEIGLID, from the coding sequence ATGAAGCAAACAACGAAATCAATAAAAAAAGAAATCGTAAATTGGATAATCACATTTTTAGTCGCATTTGGTGTAGCCTTTTTTATTCAAAGTGAAGTATTAGCGGTTACTGAAGTGAAACAATCTTCCATGGAAAATACTTTATTTGAAAATGAAAGATTAATCATTGATAAGATTTCAGACACATTCGATGATTTTGATCGAGGAGACATTGTCATTTTTACAGAAGAGGTACAAACAAGTGGGTTTTGGAGCAGTAATATTGGAATTCAATTGAATGATTATGTGGATAAAGTAACGGATGGTGAACCAAGAAAAAGACTAGTGAAAAGAATTATTGCCATTCCAGGTGACACGATTGATATCAAAGATGGTCAAGTATACATTAATGGAGACTTAATAGATGAGTCTTATATAAAAAGCGATAAAACATTTACGAGAAATGTTGAACTACCTATTGAAGTTCCTGAAGGGGAAGTTTTTGTAATGGGTGATAATAGGACGGTTAGTAGAGATAGTAGAGATTTTGGGCTTGTAGATATAACCAACATTGAAGGGAAAGCTATTTTCAAAATGTGGCCGATAAATGAAATAGGTTTGATAGATTAA